Proteins found in one Balaenoptera musculus isolate JJ_BM4_2016_0621 chromosome 4, mBalMus1.pri.v3, whole genome shotgun sequence genomic segment:
- the NAA50 gene encoding N-alpha-acetyltransferase 50 isoform X2, which yields MKGRIELGDVTPHNIKQLKRLNQVIFPVSYNDKFYKDVLEVGELAKLAYFNDIAVGAVCCRVDHSQNQKRLYIMTLGCLAPYRRLGIGTKMLNHVLNICEKDGTFDNIYLHVQISNESAIDFYRKFGFEIIETKKNYYKRIEPADAHVLQKNLKVPSGQNADVQKTDN from the exons CCGGATCGAGCTGGGAGATGTGACACCACACAATATTAAGCAGTTGAAGAGATTAAACCAGGTGATCTTCCCAGTCAGCTACAATGACAAGTTCTATAAGGATGTGCTGGAGGTTGGCGAGCTAGCAAAACTTG CCTATTTCAATGATATTGCAGTAGGTGCAGTATGCTGTAGGGTGGATCATTCACAGAATCAGAAGAGACTTTACATCATGACACTAGGATGTCTGGCACCATACCGAAGGCTAGGAATAG GAACTAAAATGTTAAATCATGTCTTAAACATCTGTGAAAAAGATGGCACTTTTGACAACATCTATCT GCATGTCCAGATCAGCAATGAGTCTGCAATTGACTTCTACAGAAAGTTTGGCTTTGAGATTATTGAGACAAAGAAGAACTACTATAAGAGAATAGAGCCCGCTGATGCTCATGTGCTGCAGAAAAACCTCAAAGTCCCTTCTGGCCAGAATGCAGATGTGCAAAAGACAGACAACTGA
- the NAA50 gene encoding N-alpha-acetyltransferase 50 isoform X1 — MKGSRIELGDVTPHNIKQLKRLNQVIFPVSYNDKFYKDVLEVGELAKLAYFNDIAVGAVCCRVDHSQNQKRLYIMTLGCLAPYRRLGIGTKMLNHVLNICEKDGTFDNIYLHVQISNESAIDFYRKFGFEIIETKKNYYKRIEPADAHVLQKNLKVPSGQNADVQKTDN; from the exons TAGCCGGATCGAGCTGGGAGATGTGACACCACACAATATTAAGCAGTTGAAGAGATTAAACCAGGTGATCTTCCCAGTCAGCTACAATGACAAGTTCTATAAGGATGTGCTGGAGGTTGGCGAGCTAGCAAAACTTG CCTATTTCAATGATATTGCAGTAGGTGCAGTATGCTGTAGGGTGGATCATTCACAGAATCAGAAGAGACTTTACATCATGACACTAGGATGTCTGGCACCATACCGAAGGCTAGGAATAG GAACTAAAATGTTAAATCATGTCTTAAACATCTGTGAAAAAGATGGCACTTTTGACAACATCTATCT GCATGTCCAGATCAGCAATGAGTCTGCAATTGACTTCTACAGAAAGTTTGGCTTTGAGATTATTGAGACAAAGAAGAACTACTATAAGAGAATAGAGCCCGCTGATGCTCATGTGCTGCAGAAAAACCTCAAAGTCCCTTCTGGCCAGAATGCAGATGTGCAAAAGACAGACAACTGA